The Streptomonospora litoralis genome window below encodes:
- a CDS encoding NB-ARC domain-containing protein, translated as MSGTHHNEAGEISGMGVQARDVGDIYVQLPPSPAPPPAPRQFPPADLRHTDREAETERVEAVIREVLRVGRSGLVLLLGRAGIGKSALLAEIGSNSVGRFDTGTAYCDLTTGRDREGNVDFSSVLHGILRALHVADPEKTTDVRALQRRLSELTTGRNFLLLLDGARAKAELDQFVLGTGPNLVVAACDPEFTGADELIRNGAEPVSLHPLRAPDGLRLLSAFRTVDRRMDDRDERESARELVELCGGLPPALRMAAGLLESDEGLSIAELVAAVVERQRTVPGLAGTEAVTDIAVSGLGAAERRLLERLAANPSVYFPPGLARQAVGEEASEVVDRLAAAGVLRPAQGSLRAVAEPVRDRVLSSDAWDPAQRAVDAAAVLRFFTVSHHRADLAAAGERYRLADDLDTAELTIAPADYAQPFEDKRGATDWQDSHLVHTSELMRLAVDLDRPVAALLLADSCWPVCYGRRRLAAGSAIYAYALKVAKAAGHRVAEARCASYLARLSIETGAMNRAESLLNEAAEAAAAAGSDLALAVVHESRGILKRRHPESDTGEAEEHLARSREIQRRLRRPRGDAMQTYQLGAEAHRRGDLATAEAELQTAERIAEHRLAELQATHGRPQWAVADWRLLRARVQLSLARTLFDRGRHEHARVKADSAWRVFTESAEPVKEIQTMMFLAALAEHRGGRQSAEELYRRAETVADHYHLESVMREARKEFPDAAAADPGSEPDTGG; from the coding sequence GTGTCGGGCACGCACCACAACGAGGCAGGCGAGATCTCGGGTATGGGCGTCCAAGCTCGTGATGTCGGTGACATCTACGTGCAACTTCCCCCGTCGCCCGCGCCGCCTCCCGCGCCCCGGCAGTTCCCGCCGGCCGACCTCAGGCACACCGACCGCGAAGCCGAAACCGAGCGCGTCGAAGCCGTCATCCGCGAGGTGCTGCGCGTCGGACGCAGCGGCCTCGTGCTGCTGCTGGGTCGGGCCGGCATCGGCAAGAGCGCGCTCCTCGCCGAGATCGGCAGCAACTCGGTCGGCCGCTTCGACACGGGCACGGCCTACTGCGATCTCACCACCGGGCGCGATCGCGAGGGCAACGTCGACTTCTCGTCCGTGCTGCACGGGATCCTGCGGGCTTTGCACGTGGCCGACCCCGAGAAGACGACCGACGTCCGTGCTCTCCAGCGCCGCCTCAGCGAGCTCACTACAGGCCGCAACTTCCTCCTGCTCCTCGACGGTGCACGTGCCAAAGCCGAGCTCGACCAGTTCGTCCTGGGAACCGGCCCGAATCTCGTGGTGGCGGCGTGCGACCCGGAATTCACCGGCGCCGACGAGCTGATCCGAAACGGTGCCGAACCGGTTTCCCTGCATCCGCTGCGCGCCCCCGACGGGCTGCGGCTGCTGAGCGCCTTCCGCACGGTCGACCGCCGGATGGACGATCGCGACGAGCGTGAGAGCGCCCGCGAACTGGTGGAGCTGTGCGGCGGACTGCCGCCGGCGCTGCGGATGGCGGCGGGCCTGCTGGAATCCGACGAAGGTCTCAGCATCGCCGAGCTGGTCGCGGCGGTCGTGGAACGACAGCGGACCGTTCCCGGCCTTGCGGGGACCGAGGCGGTGACCGACATCGCCGTTTCCGGTCTGGGGGCCGCGGAGCGGCGGCTCCTCGAACGGCTTGCCGCCAATCCGAGCGTGTACTTCCCACCCGGGCTGGCCCGCCAGGCCGTGGGTGAAGAAGCCTCCGAGGTCGTGGACCGGTTGGCGGCCGCGGGCGTACTGCGTCCCGCTCAGGGCTCGCTGCGTGCCGTTGCCGAACCGGTGCGCGATCGCGTTCTCAGCAGCGATGCCTGGGATCCGGCGCAGCGGGCGGTCGATGCCGCCGCGGTCCTGCGCTTCTTCACGGTGTCGCACCACCGGGCCGACCTGGCCGCGGCCGGAGAGCGCTACCGGCTCGCCGACGACCTGGACACGGCGGAACTCACCATCGCGCCCGCCGACTACGCGCAGCCGTTCGAGGACAAGCGCGGTGCAACCGATTGGCAGGACAGCCACCTCGTCCACACCTCCGAACTCATGCGGCTGGCCGTCGATCTCGACCGCCCCGTTGCGGCGCTGCTCCTAGCCGACTCCTGCTGGCCGGTCTGCTACGGCAGGCGGCGCCTTGCGGCCGGATCCGCCATCTACGCCTATGCGCTCAAGGTCGCCAAGGCCGCGGGCCATCGCGTGGCCGAGGCGCGCTGTGCCTCCTACCTCGCCCGACTGTCCATCGAGACCGGCGCGATGAACCGGGCGGAGTCGTTGCTGAACGAAGCGGCGGAGGCTGCGGCGGCCGCGGGCAGCGATCTCGCTCTCGCCGTGGTCCACGAATCCCGCGGGATCCTCAAGCGCAGACACCCTGAATCCGACACAGGGGAGGCCGAAGAGCACCTGGCCCGCTCGCGGGAGATCCAACGCCGCCTGCGCCGCCCGCGCGGCGATGCCATGCAGACCTACCAACTGGGCGCCGAAGCGCACAGGCGCGGGGATCTGGCGACGGCTGAGGCGGAGCTGCAAACCGCCGAGCGGATTGCCGAACACCGCCTCGCCGAGCTCCAGGCCACGCATGGGCGTCCGCAATGGGCGGTTGCCGACTGGCGACTGCTGCGGGCACGGGTGCAGCTGTCGCTGGCACGCACCCTGTTCGACCGAGGACGACACGAACATGCCCGCGTGAAAGCCGACTCCGCTTGGCGGGTGTTCACCGAATCGGCCGAACCCGTCAAGGAGATCCAGACGATGATGTTCCTCGCCGCGCTCGCGGAACACCGGGGCGGTCGGCAGTCGGCAGAGGAGCTATACCGGCGAGCCGAGACGGTGGCGGATCACTATCACCTCGAATCGGTGATGCGCGAGGCCCGCAAGGAGTTCCCGGACGCGGCAGCCGCCGACCCCGGAAGCGAACCGGACACCGGCGGCTGA